The proteins below come from a single Gossypium raimondii isolate GPD5lz chromosome 2, ASM2569854v1, whole genome shotgun sequence genomic window:
- the LOC105781443 gene encoding uncharacterized protein LOC105781443: protein MRSCYHGFVSGLPLTPSKKDSIWVIVDRLTKFAHFLPMCIDYSLQRLARLYISKIVRLHGVLVSIISDQDPRFTSHFWKKLHRDHGTTLNFSKAFHLQSDGQSERVIQNFKDMLRGYVIDFRVSIKEIKVQSDLSFDEEPIQILDRDFKVLRRKKIPLVKVLWRNHGSNLMRPLESQNIYYFNNILTFFHEVNFEDEIFIRRVELGEKKVLGPDQLQKTENTVKIFWDHLKVTSDRKKSYFDLKRKDIEFNVGECVFLNVSRWEKLLRFGR from the exons ATGAGATCGTGTTACCATGGCTTCGTTAGCGGGCTACCTTTAACGCCTTCGAAGAAAGACTCtatttgggtgattgttgatcgGTTGACTAAGTTTGCTCATTTTCTGCCAATGTGTATCGACTATTCATTACAGAGGTTGGCGAGGCTATATATCTCCAAGATAGTGAGACTTCACGGGGTACTAGTTTCCATCATCTCTGATCAGGATCCTAGATTCACATCTCATTTTTGGAAGAAGCTACATAGAGATCATGGTACAACGTTGAACTTTAGTAAAGCTTTTCATCTACAATCTGATGGGCAGTCTGAAAGGGTTatccaaaatttcaaagatATGTTGAGAGGCTATGTGATTGATTTTCGAG TTTCAATTAAGGAGATTAAGGTTCAATCGGATTTGTCATTTGATGAAGAACCGATACAGATCCTTGATCGTGACTTCAAAGTTTTGCGAAGGAAGAAGATTCCACTTGTGAAAGTTTTGTGGAGGAATCACGGCTCTAATCTAATGAGGCCACTTGAgagtcaaaatatttattacttcaACAATATCCTTACCTTTTTCCAtgaggtaaattttgaggatgaaatttttataaggaGGGTAGAGTTGGGGGAGAAGAAAGTATTAGGACCGGATCAACTGCAGAAGACTGAGAATACAGTGAAAATTTTTTGGGATCATTTAAAAGTGACATCTGACAGGAAAAAGTCTTATTTTGACTTGAAGAGGAAGGATATAGAGTTCAATGTTGGTGAATGCGTCTTCCTTAATGTTTCACGTTGGGAGAAATTGTTAAGATTTGGCCGCTAG